The following are from one region of the Chryseobacterium shigense genome:
- a CDS encoding EpsG family protein, with amino-acid sequence MSILHPYFLVAIVYMLFFSVQEVFGKKVEKKWFWLLGIYLILLVGFRDNVGPDYGSYKVLYFYSESKSYYSIFMKMLHMEGPDQLEVEWLYTLINKILLNVFDAPFYILTLVIAICATFFKIEYTEDNTFYPFTFTLFMFIPFFFIGESGQIRQNLGTFIVYFAIRYIKERKLWHYLFFIFIASGIHTVCYLFIPMYWLVRIPLSKTVMLLLIIVSIFLSPFEVYRAFGSFLESSVASDNILANGLNGYINETSDRLNGSFGVPEIMMIIITFFLFTFDTKMKELYPYYEYHRAYAVVGICFYFIFRNNPVFSSRLVGAFIGFAYVMIPNTMYVVSNGTKKVIYAFILALVVFNFVVFSSFFNIKVGRFSIELYKNHILP; translated from the coding sequence ATGAGTATATTACATCCATATTTTCTCGTTGCGATTGTATACATGCTTTTCTTTAGTGTACAGGAAGTTTTTGGAAAAAAAGTAGAAAAAAAATGGTTCTGGCTTTTAGGGATCTACCTCATTCTGTTAGTCGGTTTTCGTGATAATGTAGGGCCGGATTACGGAAGTTATAAAGTGCTTTACTTCTATTCCGAGTCAAAGAGCTATTACAGTATTTTCATGAAAATGCTGCACATGGAAGGCCCTGACCAGCTGGAGGTAGAATGGCTGTATACCCTCATTAACAAGATATTGCTGAATGTTTTTGATGCCCCTTTTTATATTCTTACTCTGGTAATTGCTATTTGTGCTACTTTTTTTAAGATAGAATATACGGAGGACAATACTTTTTATCCTTTTACCTTTACCCTGTTCATGTTTATTCCGTTCTTTTTCATTGGAGAGAGTGGGCAGATCAGACAGAATCTGGGGACATTCATTGTTTATTTTGCCATAAGGTATATTAAAGAGCGGAAGCTGTGGCATTACCTCTTTTTTATATTTATTGCATCCGGTATACATACCGTTTGTTACCTGTTTATCCCAATGTACTGGCTTGTGCGCATTCCGTTGAGCAAAACGGTAATGCTGCTTTTGATCATCGTATCCATATTTCTTTCACCATTTGAGGTGTATAGGGCTTTTGGAAGTTTCCTGGAGAGTAGTGTGGCCTCAGACAATATTTTGGCGAATGGCTTGAACGGATATATAAATGAGACCTCGGACAGGCTGAATGGTAGTTTCGGAGTACCCGAAATAATGATGATCATCATCACCTTTTTCCTTTTTACCTTCGATACCAAAATGAAAGAGCTCTATCCCTATTATGAATATCACAGGGCTTATGCTGTTGTCGGGATATGTTTTTATTTTATTTTCAGGAATAATCCTGTGTTCTCATCCAGGCTCGTGGGAGCGTTTATCGGATTCGCTTACGTGATGATTCCCAATACTATGTATGTAGTTTCAAACGGTACGAAAAAAGTGATCTACGCCTTTATCCTGGCCCTTGTGGTCTTTAATTTTGTGGTGTTCTCTTCTTTCTTTAATATAAAAGTAGGTAGGTTTTCTATTGAACTTTATAAGAACCACATTCTTCCGTAG